In Cydia splendana chromosome 3, ilCydSple1.2, whole genome shotgun sequence, one DNA window encodes the following:
- the LOC134806382 gene encoding teneurin-m isoform X5, translated as MLRSTYDRSDHERCLLDGTRPPPDVPPRNPTMSRLNGRITGNPADLADFEPSCLVRTPSGNFYVPSGDIQKNPSMDYKSNSSCSSPGKDKSTLERMDRNERHPAFGAPVPVLPVRNNLRATHFPPAASRFHFRKGLSSRCSWKCTAVVFIVLFVLLLAIASYTSASYFVTSYHNANPCSVVVGESTEVFPASKATTLESNKSLARPHQTPATGSVKVPTDGESNELPSVRITPVDVAPTESTFNNPRTIESTLKPVTSAPPKTIFEGGTCECTCPVCDGSGDGSYDDYYDKPTTDKSVFEETSKTTDIFSTLNYNTTEATTEGATSTYETTSEEASTLTDLTDSTTDLTTETATECPTTTEAPKCVCPKVTPPPILILEGARTFPAQSFPPDGTTFKQINLGEKLSEEIPPYSYWNMQFYQSEASYVKFDYMIPRGASIGVYARRNALPTHTQYHFLEVLSGFKARSTRASHPSVKKEVTHYMEQGHWFLSLYNDDGDPREISFIAAVAEDMTHNCPNGCSGKGECLMGHCQCQPGFGGDDCSESVCPVLCSQRGEYINGECQCNPGWKGKECSLRHDECEVPDCNGHGHCVNGKCSCVRGYKGKFCAEVDCPHPTCSGHGFCIEGACVCKKGWKGLDCATMDKDALQCLPDCSGHGTFDVDTQTCTCHARWSGEDCSKEVCDLDCGPHGRCVGESCVCDPGWTGEFCTSKLCDARCSDHGQCKNGTCLCVSGWNGRHCTLEGCPRGCAGHGQCRVANDGHWECKCFDGWDGPDCTTLKEQICDDGKDNDKDGLVDCEDPECCQSVACKGSQLCVSSPKPTDILLRKQPPAITASFFERMKFLIDEGSLQNYAKQETFNESMFWNHFNTSRSAVIRGRVVTSLGSGLVGVRVSTSTPLEGFTLTRDDGWFDLLVNGGGAVTLHFGRAPFKRSSQVVFVPWNEVVIIDSVVMTTADEKGGSGPPQACLAHDYDAMKPVVLATWKHGFQGACPDKSAILAESQVVQESLQIPGTGLNLVYHSSRAAGYLSTIQLQLTPEKVPPTLALIHLRITIEGILFEKTFEADPVIKFTYPWNRLNVYRQRVYGVTTALVKVGYQYTDCKDIIWNVQTTKLSGHDMSISDVGGWNLDIHHRYNFHEGILQKGDGTNTYLKHKPRLIITAMGDGRQRGLECAECWGAARRQRLLAPVALAADPAGALYVGDFNLVRKIKPDGEVVTLVKLNATRVSYRYHMALSPLDGTLYISDPESHQIIKVRNTEDYSDPEHNWETVVGSGERCLPGDEAHCGDGALARDAKLAYPKGVAVSIDNVLYFADGTNIRMVDRDGIITTVIGNHMHRAHWKPIPCEGTLSVEEVHLRWPTELAINPLDNSLHIIDDHMILQMAPDGRVKVIAGRPLHCPSPLTGYDMELATYATLVMPQSIAFGAAGDLYVAESDSQRINRVRLITTDGKISLYAGAESKCNCLERGCDCFEADHFLASNSKFNTISAVIVSPDGIVHIADQANYRIRSVMASIPDASGSREYEIYSPDTQEVYVFNRFGQHIMTKNILTGENNYVFTYNVNTSNGKLSTVTDAAGNKVFLLRDYASQVNSIENTKGQKCRLKMSRMKMLQELRTPDNFNVTFDYHGTTGLLKAKYDSTGRSYIYKYDEFGRLTSAVTPTGRIINLTFDLSLKGATVLVSENNKRPISILIKGSSVNTKVGEAEKKTIISTDGSISTSMPWGHVISTDTVPYTILSEIDPILGESYPVPAKQRTEVGGDLANRFEWRYFLRRLQSNKGKSSKAVAQIGRKLRVNGENLLTLEYDRDSSTVAVFMDDKVELLNVTYDRTARPVKWGPRNGIFAEVELEYDRFSRLTSWRWGDLNETYGFDRAGRLHEIKYGDGSSLAYSFRDMFTSLPLKVTTPRGSDYLLDYDDSGALQNLTTPRGHIHTFALMTSLGYFKYQYFSPMNRHPYEILYNDDGHILAKIFPHQSGKILYVYDQAGKLETILAGASAIRYVYHENTHLVKNVEITDPDYDLKQDYKYHAGILKDEKMKFNSKSGLNNAHFKYQYDGNARLSTIDVNINSKEMPQLRLKYNQNLGTLEGVSDLRIYRNTFNRSVMQDTSKQYFTITDYDDHGRIKTVLMNIKSFDVFRLELEYDARNRIKSKKMLIGDTSSSERISYNFDGHLMEVVGSEDDWKYVYDENGNVIGVIEHGEKRYLGYDIGDRVVQYGDIEFSSYDGRGFVIRRGEQKYRYNSRGQFVHAFERDKFQMWYYYDNRNRLVAWKDDKNNVTQFFYTNPQTPNLITHMHYPKTEKTVRFLYDQRNFLTCIETEDQRFYVATDHNGSPLVVFDVNGEIIKEIKRSPFGKIIKDTNPGFYVPVDFHGGIFDYNTNLVYLDNRLYDPIVGQWMTPSWEHLATKLSLPTDIFIYRFKNNDPINKNQNVPYMTNLGSWLELYGYDLSKMMGSRYITDMIFQPITSVTAPHLAPDFGVMSGLQCIIEKVNDKLSDIDFVPTPLLKMEPITRNLLPRVSYKRGVFGSGVLISRVDGRAYISVADGANSVVEDVITTVFNNSYFLDVHFSIHDQDVFYFVKDNSLKIRDDMEELRRLSGKFNVSQDETNDQGLEVRVHAVGKGSAQAVIVLRYGVEPAAERLKLLKHAHKRAAARAWEREKALVAAGWEGRGVWTEEEKEELISHGVVDGWAAKDVHSVSRYPQLADDPANIVFVRDGRRKRRKSGRSRHRS; from the exons GCTGCTTGCTGGACGGAACGCGCCCGCCACCTGATGTGCCACCGCGCAACCCGACCATGTCACGACTGAACGGCCGCATCACCGGCAACCCCGCCGACTTGGCCGACTTCGAGCCCTCGTGTCTCGTGCGCACGCCCTCTGGCAACTTCTACGTGCCTTCAG GCGACATACAGAAGAATCCATCGATGGATTACAAATCAAACTCCTCGTGTAGTAGTCCAGGCAAGGACAAGAGCACCCTCGAGAGGATGGACCGTAACGAGCGGCACCCCGCCTTCGGGGCGCCGGTACCGGTGCTCCCCGTCAGGAATAACCTGCGGGCGACCCACTTCCCCCCGGCTGCCTCGCGGTTCCACTTTAGGAAAGGCCTCTCTTCTAGATGTTCCTGGAAGTGTACTGCTGTAGTGTTCATAGTGTTGTTCGTTCTTCTTTTAGCAATTGCGTCTTATACATCAG CATCATACTTCGTAACCTCATATCATAACGCGAACCCATGTTCAGTGGTCGTTGGTGAGTCCACTGAGGTGTTTCCGGCGTCGAAAGCGACGACGCTGGAGTCCAACAAGTCTCTAGCACGACCGCATCAGACGCCGGCCACTGGCTCAG TGAAAGTACCTACAGATGGCGAAAGCAATGAGTTACCAAGTGTTCGCATAACTCCCGTAGATGTGGCACCAACCGAATCGACTTTCAACAACCCGAGAACAATAGAATCAACATTGAAACCAGTGACATCAGCACCACCTAAAACTATTTTTGAAGGAGGAACTTGTGaatgcacttgtccggtttgcGATGGGTCCGGAGACGGCTCATATGACGATTATTATGATAAACCGACTACGGATAAGTCAGTATTCGAAGAGACTTCAAAAACTACAGATATCTTCTCAACCTTAAATTATAATACGACCGAAGCGACTACAGAAGGTGCAACGTCAACCTATGAAACAACCAGCGAAGAGGCATCAACGCTGACTGACTTGACTGACTCCACAACTGACCTCACCACGGAAACAGCAACCGAATGCCCGACCACCACTGAAGCACCGAAATGTGTATGTCCAAAGGTTACTCCACCACCCATACTTATCTTGGAAG GTGCGCGAACATTCCCCGCACAGTCGTTCCCGCCAGACGGGACGACATTCAAACAAATTAACTTAGGTGAAAAATTATCAGAAGAAATCCCTCCATATAGTTACTGGAATATGCAGTTTTATCAGTCAGAAGCTTCTTACGTCAAGTTCGACTACATGATACCTCGGGGAGCTTCAATTGGCGTGTATGCGAGGCGAAATGCTTTGCCCACTCATACGCAATACCACTTCCTTGAAGTCCTTAGCGGTTTCAAGGCGAGATCCACGAGAGCTTCACAT ccaTCCGTAAAGAAAGAAGTAACGCATTACATGGAGCAAGGCCACTGGTTCCTATCGCTTTACAACGACGACGGCGATCCCAGGGAAATATCCTTCATCGCGGCGGTGGCTGAAGACATGACCCATAATTGCCCTAACGGCTGCTCAGGCAAGGGTGAGTGCCTTATGGGCCATTGCCAATGTCAGCCAGGATTTGGAGGAGACGACTGTAGCGAGA GTGTATGTCCAGTTCTATGCAGTCAACGCGGCGAATACATCAACGGTGAATGCCAGTGCAACCCCGGCTGGAAGGGCAAAGAGTGCTCCCTCCGACACGACGAGTGCGAAGTGCCCGACTGCAACGGCCACGGCCACTGCGTGAACGGGAAGTGTTCTTGTGTGAGGGGATACAAGGGGAAATTCTGCGCCGAAGTCGACTGCCCACACCCGACCTGCTCGGGCCATGGGTTCTGCATCGAAGGGGCCTGTGTCTGCAAGAAAGGGTGGAAAGGACTGGACTGTGCGACTATGGACAAGGACGCGCTTCAGTGTCTGCCGGACTGCTCTGGCCATGGGACCTTTGATGTTGACACGCAAACTTGTACGTGCCATGCTAGGTGGTCGGGCGAGGACTGCTCCAAAG AGGTGTGCGACCTCGACTGCGGCCCGCACGGCAGATGTGTGGGAGAGTCATGTGTCTGTGACCCCGGCTGGACCGGCGAATTCTGCACGTCTAAACTCTGCGATGCGCGCTGCAGCGACCACGGACAATGCAAGAATGGAACCTGCCTCTGCGTGTCTGGCTGGAACGGGAGACATTGCACGCTGGAGGGCTGTCCACGAGGCTGTGCCGGCCACGGCCAGTGCCGAGTGGCCAATGATGGCCACTGGGAGTGCAAATGTTTCGACGGCTGGGACGGTCCCGACTGCACAACGCTGAAAGAGCAGATTTGTGATGATGGAAAGGATAATGATAAAG ATGGCCTTGTGGACTGCGAAGACCCGGAATGCTGTCAATCCGTCGCCTGCAAGGGAAGCCAGCTCTGCGTGTCGTCTCCCAAGCCCACCGACATCCTGCTGCGGAAGCAGCCGCCCGCCATCACGGCTTCCTTCTTCGAGAGGATGAAGTTCCTCATCGACGAAGGTAGTCTGCAGAACTATGCCAAACAGGAGACCTTTAATGAGAG TATGTTTTGGAATCACTTCAATACGAG CCGTTCAGCGGTGATCCGAGGCCGTGTGGTCACCTCGTTGGGCTCCGGGCTGGTGGGCGTGAGGGTGTCCACGTCCACGCCGCTGGAGGGCTTCACGCTCACGCGGGACGACGGCTGGTTCGACCTGCTCGTGAACGGCGGTGGCGCGGTCACCCTACACTTTGGACGGGCGCCGTTCAAGCGCTCTTCGCAAGTTGTCTTCGTGCCTTGGAATGAG GTTGTGATAATCGACTCGGTGGTGATGACGACGGCGGACGAGAAGGGCGGGTCGGGCCCGCCGCAGGCGTGCCTGGCGCACGACTACGACGCCATGAAGCCCGTGGTGCTCGCCACGTGGAAGCACGGCTTCCAGGGCGCCTGTCCCGACAAGAGCGCCATACTCGCCGAGTCACAG GTCGTTCAAGAAAGTCTCCAAATCCCCGGCACAGGCTTAAACCTGGTATACCACAGCTCTCGGGCTGCTGGCTATTTATCCACCATCCAACTTCAGTTGACGCCCGAAAAAGTACCCCCAACTTTAGCCCTCATCCATCTGAGAATCACGATCGAGGGCATCCTGTTCGAAAAGACGTTCGAAGCCGATCCCGTCATCAAATTCACGTATCCGTGGAACCGGCTAAACGTGTATCGACAAAGAGTGTATGGAGTCACCACGGCGCTGGTGAAAGTTGGCTACCAATACACAGATTGCAAGGACATCATCTGGAACGTGCAAACGACGAAACTGAGCGGGCACGATATGAGCATATCTGACGTCGGCGGCTGGAATCTCGATATTCATCACAGATACAACTTCCATGAAG GTATCCTGCAGAAGGGCGACGGCACGAACACGTACCTGAAGCACAAGCCGCGGCTGATCATCACGGCCATGGGCGACGGGCGGCAGCGCGGGCTGGAGTGCGCGGAGTGCtggggcgcggcgcggcggcagcGCCTGCTGGCGCCCGTGGCGCTGGCGGCCGACCCTGCCGGCGCGCTGTACGTCGGCGACTTCAACCTCGTGCGCAAGATCAAGCCCGACGGCGAGGTCGTGACCCTCGTCAAACTCAA CGCCACTCGAGTTTCCTACCGGTACCACATGGCCCTGTCCCCGCTCGACGGCACGCTGTACATCTCCGACCCCGAATCCCATCAGATCATTAAAGTCCGCAACACCGAGGACTACAGCGACCCCGAGCACAACTGGGAGACGGTGGTCGGCTCCGGCGAGAGATGTCTGCCTGGAGACGAGGCCCACTGCGGCGACGGTGCTCTAGCCCGAGATGCCAAGCTGGCCTACCCGAAAGGAGTGGCGGTATCCATTGACAACGTCCTATACTTCGCCGACGGAACTAACATTCGCATGGTCGACAGAGATGGCATCATCACTACGGTCATCGGCAATCACATGCACAGAGCGCACTGGAAACCGATCCCTTGCGAAGGAACCTTAAGCGTAGAGGAAGTCCATCTGAGGTGGCCTACAGAACTCGCCATCAATCCTTTGGACAACAGCCTCCATATTATCGACGATCATATGATTCTACAGATGGCTCCGGATGGCAGGGTTAAAGTGATCGCTGGACGTCCCCTGCACTGCCCATCGCCGTTGACCGGCTACGATATGGAACTGGCGACTTATGCTACTTTGGTGATGCCGCAGAGCATTGCCTTTGGAGCTGCCGGTGACTTGTACGTAGCTGAAAGTGATTCTCAGAGAATAAATAGAGTGCGTCTGATAACTACTGATGGCAAAATCTCCCTTTATGCTGGCGCGGAATCTAAGTGCAACTGTTTGGAACGCGGCTGCGATTGCTTCGAGGCCGATCATTTCCTAGCTTCCAATTCCAAGTTCAATACGATCTCAGCCGTGATTGTGAGCCCGGACGGTATCGTGCACATAGCAGACCAGGCAAACTATAGAATTCGATCAGTCATGGCCAGTATACCTGACGCCAGTGGATCGAGAGAGTATGAGATATATTCACCCGATACGCAGGAAGTTTACGTTTTCAACAGATTCGGTCAGCACATCATGACAAAGAACATTCTGACCGGCGAAAATAACTATGTGTTCACTTACAACGTAAATACCAGCAACGGCAAGTTGAGCACAGTTACCGACGCGGCCGGTAACAAAGTCTTCCTCTTACGTGATTATGCCAGCCAAGTCAATTCGATAGAGAACACCAAGGGACAGAAATGCAGACTCAAAATGTCCAGAATGAAAATGTTACAAGAATTACGAACACCCGACAATTTCAATGTAACCTTCGACTATCACGGTACCACTGGATTACTTAAGGCTAAATACGATAGCACTGGACGTAGCTACATCTACAAGTATGATGAGTTCGGTAGACTAACTTCAGCCGTTACCCCGACCGGCAGAATCATCAACTTGACCTTCGACCTGAGCCTTAAAGGCGCCACAGTTCTGGTGAGCGAAAACAATAAGAGACCCATTTCTATTCTCATTAAGGGTTCTTCTGTTAACACTAAGGTCGGAGAAGCAGAAAAGAAGACGATCATTTCTACGGACGGTAGCATCTCCACCAGTATGCCGTGGGGACATGTCATTTCAACGGACACAGTTCCGTACACAATTCTCTCCGAAATAGATCCCATTTTGGGCGAAAGCTACCCCGTGCCCGCGAAGCAGAGAACTGAAGTTGGCGGTGATTTAGCAAACCGATTTGAATGGAGATACTTCTTGCGCAGATTGCAATCTAACAAGGGAAAGAGCAGCAAAGCCGTGGCTCAGATCGGTCGCAAGCTGAGAGTGAACGGTGAGAACCTTCTGACGCTCGAATACGATAGAGACTCCTCCACTGTAGCCGTGTTCATGGATGATAAGGTGGAGTTACTGAACGTCACGTACGATAGAACTGCGAGGCCCGTGAAGTGGGGACCGCGGAATGGTATCTTCGCCGAGGTTGAACTGGAGTATGACAGATTCAGCCGACTCACCAGTTGGAGATGGGGCGATCTAAATGAAACCTACGGTTTCGACCGAGCTGGCCGATTGCACGAGATCAAATACGGTGACGGGTCGTCCTTGGCCTATTCCTTCAGGGACATGTTTACAAGTCTTCCACTGAAGGTCACGACTCCTAGAGGCAGCGATTATCTGTTAGACTACGACGACTCTGGCGCGCTCCAGAACTTGACCACGCCAAGAGGACACATCCACACCTTCGCACTGATGACTTCGCTAGGCTATTTCAAGTACCAATATTTCTCGCCGATGAACAGACATCCTTATGAAATCCTATACAACGATGACGGACACATTTTGGCTAAGATCTTCCCGCACCAATCTGGTAAGATATTGTACGTGTACGACCAGGCGGGCAAGTTGGAGACGATATTGGCTGGCGCGTCCGCTATCCGCTACGTGTACCACGAAAATACTCACCTGGTGAAGAATGTCGAAATAACGGACCCCGATTACGATCTCAAACAGGACTATAAGTACCACGCCGGCATTCTCAAAGACGAGAAGATGAAATTCAACTCCAAGAGTGGCCTTAACAATGCCCACTTCAAATATCAATATGATGGCAACGCCAGGCTTTCAACGATTGACGTTAACATTAACAGCAAGGAAATGCCCCAGTTGAGACTGAAGTACAACCAAAATTTGGGTACCTTAGAAGGAGTAAGCGACTTGAGGATCTACAGGAACACATTCAATCGATCCGTCATGCAAGACACGAGCAAGCAATACTTCACCATCACCGACTACGACGACCACGGCAGAATAAAAACGGTGCTCATGAATATTAAATCATTCGATGTCTTCCGCCTCGAACTTGAATACGATGCCAGAAACAGAATCAAGTCTAAAAAGATGCTGATCGGCGATACGTCTTCCAGCGAACGAATCAGTTACAACTTCGACGGACATCTCATGGAAGTGGTCGGCTCCGAAGACGATTGGAAATACGTTTACGATGAGAACGGTAACGTCATTGGTGTGATCGAGCACGGAGAGAAACGGTACCTGGGCTACGATATCGGTGATAGGGTCGTCCAGTACGGCGACATTGAGTTCAGCAGCTACGACGGCCGAGGCTTCGTTATTAGGAGGGGAGAACAGAAATACCGCTACAATTCCCGAGGACAGTTCGTGCATGCCTTCGAAAGGGACAAATTCCAGATGTGGTACTACTACGATAACAGAAACCGTCTGGTCGCCTGGAAGGACGATAAGAATAACGTCACCCAATTCTTCTACACCAATCCTCAAACTCCTAATCTGATCACACACATGCACTATCCTAAAACCGAGAAGACCGTGAGGTTCCTGTACGACCAGCGAAACTTCCTTACTTGCATAGAAACGGAAGACCAGAGGTTCTATGTTGCCACAGACCACAACGGCTCGCCGCTCGTAGTGTTCGACGTCAACGGTGAAATCATAAAAGAAATCAAACGCAGCCCCTTCGGAAAGATAATCAAAGACACCAACCCCGGTTTCTACGTGCCCGTAGACTTCCACGGcggtatatttgattacaacACGAATCTGGTATATCTCGACAACAGGCTGtacgacccgatagtcgggcAATGGATGACGCCGAGCTGGGAGCACCTGGCGACCAAACTCAGTCTTCCAACGGATATTTTTATCTACAGATTTAAGAACAACGATCCGATAAATAAGAACCAGAACGTACCGTACATGACGAACCTGGGCAGCTGGCTGGAACTGTACGGCTACGACTTGAGCAAGATGATGGGATCGAGGTACATCACCGACATGATCTTCCAACCGATAACTTCCGTGACGGCGCCGCATTTGGCGCCCGATTTCGGTGTGATGTCTGGTCTTCAGTGCATCATTGAGAAG GTGAACGACAAACTGTCGGACATCGACTTCGTGCCGACGCCGCTCCTGAAGATGGAGCCGATCACGCGCAACCTGCTGCCGCGCGTGTCGTACAAGCGCGGCGTGTTCGGGTCCGGCGTGCTGATCTCGCGCGTGGACGGCCGCGCCTACATCAGCGTCGCCGACGGCGCCAATAGCGTCGTCGAGGACGTCATCACCACCGTCTTCAACAACTCTTACTTCCTCGACGTACACTTCAGCATACACGATCAGGACGTCTTCTACTTCGTCAAAGATAATTCGCTGAAGATCAGAGATGATATGGAGGAGCTGAGACGGTTGTCTGGGAAGTTCAACGTGTCGCAGGATGAAACGAATGATCAAGGCTTAGag GTTCGAGTGCACGCGGTGGGCAAAGGGTCGGCGCAAGCGGTGATCGTGCTGCGCTACGGCGTGGAGCCGGCGGCGGAGCGGCTGAAGCTGCTGAAGCACGCGCACaagcgggcggcggcgcgcgcctgGGAGCGCGAGAAGGCGCTGGTGGCGGCCGGCTGGGAGGGCCGCGGCGTCTGGACCGAGGAGGAGAAGGAGGAGCTCATCTCGCACGGCGTCGTCGACGGCTGGGCCGCCAAGGACGTGCACTCCGTCTCCAGGTACCCGCAGCTGGCCGACGACCCCGCCAACATCGTCTTCGTGCGCGACGGCCGGCGGAAACGGAGAAAGAGCGGCCGCTCGCGCCACCGCTCGTGA